One window of Ziziphus jujuba cultivar Dongzao chromosome 5, ASM3175591v1 genomic DNA carries:
- the LOC112492070 gene encoding MDIS1-interacting receptor like kinase 2, which produces MAELEYLDLSKNRLSNSIPESFGNFLKLHHLNLSHNNLGHGIPSELRKLDQLSQLDLSYNFLSGEIPMELDSLLSLSVLNVSHNNLSGEIPSTFDKLLGLMFVDISYNELSGPIPKNKAFQNASIQALQGNRGLCGNAKALKPCKYSNSKSSQKILGIIFPILGSLLFVFCIIFIILLRRKKVLQTEEIEMYDMNQQVLSISNFVDGKVLYQEITEATEDFDAAYCIGKGRTGSVYKAKLHSANDCFVAVKKLHQPDDGDQRTYEKEFLSEIRALTNIRHRNIVKLHGFCSHSRHSFLIYEYLEKGSLKAMLSKEDEARELDWNKRVNIIRGVAHGMSYMHTHIFPPIVHRDISSKNILLDSDYEACISDFGTAKLLEQDSSNWTALAGTIGYVAPELAYTLRVNEKCDVYSFGVLAVEVIKGKHPGNLICSLSSPTSRGDILLEDVLDERLPYPAAEILDQVVAILKLVVACLQENPRNRPTMHDVSVILSTQMSHSCHRYTGKTIADLLAFKGSINSVDH; this is translated from the exons ATGGCAGAGCTTGAGTATCTTGATCTCTCCAAAAACAGATTGAGCAATTCCATTCCAGAGAGCTTTGGGAACTTCTTGAAACTGCACCACTTGAATCTGAGTCACAACAACCTGGGCCATGGAATCCCATCTGAGTTGCGTAAGCTTGATCAGCTATCCCAGCTAGATTTGAGTTACAATTTTCTCTCAGGAGAAATTCCTATGGAGTTGGATAGCTTGCTGAGCTTGTCGGTACTAAACGTGTCCCATAACAATCTTTCTGGTGAAATTCCAAGCACTTTTGATAAGCTTCTTGGTTTAATGTTTGTGGATATATCTTACAATGAATTGTCCGGTCCGATTCCGAAAAACAAAGCTTTTCAAAATGCTTCAATACAAGCTTTACAGGGAAACAGAGGATTATGTGGGAATGCTAAGGCGTTAAAACCATGTAAATATTCAAACTCCAAAAGTTCTCAAAAAATTCTGGGCATCATTTTTCCAATTCTGGGTTCTCTGCTATTTGTTTTCtgcataatatttatcattttactaAGAAGGAAGAAAGTTCTGCAAACAGAGGAGATAGAAATGTATGACATGAATCAACAAGTGCTTTCGATATCGAATTTCGTCGATGGAAAAGTTCTGTATCAAGAAATCACCGAAGCAACTGAAGATTTCGATGCTGCATATTGCATTGGGAAAGGACGAACTGGAAGCGTGTACAAAGCAAAGCTACATTCAGCTAATGATTGCTTTGTAGCCGTGAAGAAGCTTCACCAACCAGACGACGGCGATCAGAGGACATACGAAAAGGAGTTCTTGAGTGAGATAAGAGCATTGACGAATATACGACATCGAAACATTGTGAAGCTTCATGGTTTCTGTTCTCACTCTAGGCATTCGTTTTTGATCTATGAGTACCTTGAGAAAGGAAGCCTGAAAGCAATGTTGAGCAAGGAAGATGAAGCAAGGGAATTGGATTGGAATAAGAGGGTGAATATTATTAGAGGTGTGGCTCATGGAATGTCGTACATGCACACTCATATTTTTCCTCCGATTGTTCATAGAGACATATCCAGCAAAAACATTTTGCTGGATTCTGATTACGAGGCTTGCATTTCTGACTTTGGCACTGCTAAGCTTTTGGAGCAGGATTCGTCCAATTGGACTGCTTTGGCTGGGACTATTGGATACGTAGCACCAg AGCTTGCTTACACACTGAGGGTGAATGAGAAATGCGATGTGTATAGTTTTGGAGTATTGGCTGTAGAAGTGATTAAAGGAAAGCATCCAGGAAATCTAATATGTTCTCTATCATCACCAACTAGTAGAGGAGACATACTACTGGAAGATGTGTTAGACGAACGGCTTCCATATCCGGCGGCTGAAATATTGGATCAAGTAGTTGCTATATTAAAGCTCGTAGTTGCATGCTTACAGGAAAATCCAAGAAATAGGCCAACTATGCACGATGTTTCTGTCATTTTGTCAACCCAAATGTCACACTCCTGCCACAGGTACACCGGGAAAACTATAGCTGATCTCTTAGCTTTTAAGGGATCGATCAATAGCGTTGACCATTGA
- the LOC132803753 gene encoding MDIS1-interacting receptor like kinase 2-like, with product MVSLNSISGTIPPEISSLSKLIQLNLSTNQIFGKIPERIGLVSDLQVLVLSNNKLNGSIPKEIGYLASLTELDVHANSLGGPIPTSLGNLTNLAYLHLEINSLSGLIPLEMGNLSELVEHYLNNNTLNGPIPSSFEADALLQWKASLQNDPNKVLSSWTYKPNNNSFNSSTKTQPSTTTPCTTWFGISCDIAGNVIGINLTNCGLEGTLQNFSFSSFPNLAYFDLSLNSISGTLPPEISSLSKLIQLNLSTNQIFGKIPEQIGLLSDLQVLVLSNNKLNGSIPKEIGYLASLTELDVHANSLGGPIPTSLGNLTNLAYLHLEINSFSGFIPLEMGNLSELIELYLNNNTLKGPIPSSFGNFKKLKVLSIFQNQLSGAIPREIGNLISLKELRLHSSNLSGPIPESLYDLRNLSYIHLQRNQLSGPISEEIGKLKSLIGLEIYENKLNGSFPISIGNLTKLQILYIRDNYFSGSIPKSIENLRDLAVLRVARNNFTGYLPENICQGGKLQYFTANGNYDLIGPMPKSLRNCTSLVRVRLDGNQFTGNLSEAFGVYPDLDYINLSNNTFYGEISKDWGSW from the exons atggttag CTTGAACTCAATCTCTGGCACAATACCACCTGAAATCAGTTCTCTTTCCAAGCTCATCCAACTTAACTTGTCCACCAATCAAATTTTCGGGAAAATCCCAGAGCGAATTGGTCTGGTTTCTGACCTTCAAGTCCTAGTCCTGTCCAACAACAAGCTGAATGGTTCAATTCCTAAAGAAATAGGCTATTTAGCCTCACTCACTGAGCTTGATGTTCATGCAAATTCTCTGGGTGGTCCAATTCCTACTTCCTTAGGAAATCTGACCAATTTGGCTTACTTGCATTTGGAGATAAATTCACTTTCTGGATTAATTCCTTTAGAAATGGGAAATCTGTCTGAATTGGTTGAACATTACTTGAATAATAACACTCTCAACGGTCCTATTCCTTCATCTTTTG AGGCTGATGCTCTTCTCCAATGGAAAGCTAGTCTACAAAACGATCCCAACAAAGTCCTTTCTTCATGGACTTACAAACCCAATAACAATTCCTTTAACTCTTCCACCAAAACTCAACCAAGCACAACTACTCCATGCACTACATGGTTCGGAATTTCTTGCGACATTGCCGGAAATGTTATCGGAATAAACCTTACTAATTGTGGTTTAGAAGGTACGCTTCAAAATTTCTCTTTCTCATCCTTTCCAAATCTTGCATATTTTGATCTCAGCTTGAACTCAATCTCTGGCACATTACCACCTGAAATCAGTTCTCTTTCCAAGCTCATCCAACTTAACTTGTCCACCAATCAAATTTTCGGGAAAATCCCAGAGCAAATTGGTCTGCTTTCTGACCTTCAAGTCCTAGTCCTGTCCAACAACAAGCTGAATGGTTCAATCCCTAAAGAAATAGGCTATTTAGCCTCACTCACTGAGCTTGATGTTCATGCAAATTCTCTGGGTGGTCCTATTCCTACATCCTTAGGAAATCTGACCAATTTGGCTTACTTACATTTGGAGATAAACTCATTTTCTGGATTTATTCCTTTAGAAATGGGAAATCTATCCGAATTGATTGAACTTTACTTGAATAATAACACTCTCAAAGGTCCTATTCCTTCATCTTTCGGTAACTTTAAGAAGCTAAAAGTGttatccatttttcaaaaccaacTCTCTGGTGCTATTCCTAGGGAAATAGGAAATTTGATATCTCTCAAGGAGCTTAGACTCCATTCCAGTAATCTTTCTGGTCCAATCCCAGAATCATTATATGATCTGAGAAACCTTAGCTATATTCATCTCCAGCGCAATCAACTTTCTGGACCAATTTCAGAGGAAATTGGAAAATTGAAATCTCTTATTGGTCTAGAAATATATGAGAACAAACTAAATGGTTCTTTTCCTATTTCCATTGGAAACTTGACCAAATTACAAATTCTTTACATTCGTGACAACTATTTTTCCGGTTCTATTCCAAAATCAATAGAAAATCTCAGAGATTTGGCTGTGCTGAGAGTGGCCAGAAACaattttactggttatttgccTGAAAACATCTGCCAAGGTGGTAAGCTTCAATACTTCACTGCTAATGGAAATTATGACCTTATTGGTCCAATGCCTAAAAGCTTGAGAAATTGCACAAGCTTGGTTAGAGTCCGCTTAGATGGAAACCAATTCACTGGAAATCTTTCTGAAGCTTTTGGTGTTTATCCTGATTTGGATTATATAAACCTGAGCAACAACACATTTTATGGTGAAATTTCGAAAGATTGGGGAAG TTGGTAA
- the LOC107420833 gene encoding MDIS1-interacting receptor like kinase 2-like produces the protein MNLKFLYLHKNQLNGSIPASLGNLTNLVFFRLYDNQLSGSIPPEMGNLSNLVELHFQLNQLIGPIPPSFGNLEKLTVLNMFKNQLSGFIPSEIGNLKSLHSLGLHGNRLSGSIPASLGDLGNLTALLLSNNTLSGPIPEEIGKLKSLVSLEVSINRLNGSVPSSIIGLSNLQVICLRDNHLSGSVPEEIGNFMMNLAVIQLDTNRFTGSLPPNVCKGGLLQNFTANDNNFTGPIPKSLRNCTSLFRVRIQKNQLTGNLSEEFGVYPNLNYIDLSYNSFYGEISSKWGQCKNLTILQVAGNNLTGSIPPEIGNMSQLNVLSLSSNHLVGVIPKELGSLTSLVKLMLDGNLLSGGIPYEFGSLTDLDFLDLSSNRLNGSVPQVLGDLSELIYLNLSNNRFSDEIPVQLRSLVYVRQLDLSHNSLTGEIPSELSNMKSLEMMNISLNNLSGFIPKSFEKMEALLNIDISYNELEGPIPNSRAFQNASREALQGNRGLCGNVGGLKPCNKISKKDQNLAFLIAFPFAGALLLLLSLVGIAFFAGKKKDQRPKEQRDMQDGISIHVDENILFSVLNFDGKSMYEEIIKSTNNFDAAYCIGHGGYGSVYKANLPFANVVAVKKFHRLQEEDRRLQKEFVNEIKALTEIRHRNIVKLYGFCSHERHSFLVYEYMERGSLGKILSKEDEAKELEWNKRVNVIKGVAHALSYMHNECSPPIIHRDISSNNVLLDSEFEACVSDFGTSRFLNPDSSNWTAVAGTYGYVAPEFAYTMKVTEKCDVYSFGVLAFEVIMGKQPGDFISSLSSSLDLENLPMEEVLDQRLPLPAHEIEDELRTVVNLAITCLASDPQSRPTMHYISQVFMAKSGHSY, from the exons ATGAACCTGAAGTTTCTATATCTTCACAAAAATCAGTTAAATGGATCCATTCCTGCTTCTCTTGGTAATTTGACCAACCTGGTCTTCTTTCGTCTTTATGATAATCAACTTTCTGGTTCAATCCCACCAGAAATGGGAAATCTTTCCAATTTGGTTGAGTTGCACTTTCAGTTAAACCAACTAATAGGTCCCATTCCTCCAAGTTTTGGAAACTTAGAAAAGCTAACCGTGTTGAACATGTTCAAAAATCAACTTTCTGGTTTTATCCCTTCAGAGATAGGGAATTTGAAGTCTCTCCATAGTTTAGGCCTCCATGGAAATCGTCTATCCGGTTCGATCCCTGCATCATTAGGTGATCTTGGAAACCTTACAGCTCTCCTTCTCTCCAACAATACTCTTTCTGGTCCTATTCCTGAAGAGATAGGGAAGTTGAAATCTCTTGTGTCCCTTGAAGTGAGCATAAATCGACTAAATGGTTCCGTTCCTTCTTCAATCATCGGTTTGAGCAACTTACAAGTTATATGTCTCCGTGACAACCATCTTTCTGGTTCCGTACCCGAAGAGATAGGAAACTTCATGATGAATTTGGCTGTAATTCAGTTGGACACAAACCGATTCACGGGTTCCTTGCCACCAAATGTTTGCAAAGGAGGATTGCTTCAAAACTTCACCGCGAATGACAACAATTTCACGGGTCCAATACCAAAAAGCTTGAGGAACTGCACAAGCTTATTCAGAGTCCGGATTCAAAAAAATCAACTTACCGGCAATTTGTCAGAAGAATTTGGTGTCTATCCAAACTTGAACTACATAGATCTAAGCTATAACAGTTTCTATGGAGAAATATCAAGTAAATGGGGACAGTGCAAAAATCTAACAATTCTACAAGTAGCAGGAAACAACCTCACTGGCAGCATACCGCCTGAAATTGGCAACATGAGTCAGCTCAATGTGCTAAGCCTCTCTTCAAATCATTTAGTTGGGGTGATTCCAAAAGAACTTGGAAGTTTGACTTCCTTGGTGAAGTTGATGTTGGATGGTAATCTACTTTCCGGTGGTATTCCCTATGAATTTGGATCTTTGACTGATCTAGACTTTCTTGATCTGTCATCCAACAGATTGAACGGCTCAGTTCCCCAAGTTCTTGGAGATTTATCGGAACTGATTTATTTGAATCTGAGCAACAACAGATTCAGTGATGAAATTCCTGTCCAGCTGAGAAGTTTGGTTTATGTGAGGCAGTTAGATTTGAGTCATAATTCACTCACCGGCGAGATACCTTCAGAGCTAAGCAACATGAAGAGCCTGGAGATGATGAATATTTCACTCAATAACCTTTCTGGATTCATTCCCAAAAGTTTCGAGAAAATGGAAGCTTTGTTGAACATCGACATATCCTACAATGAGTTGGAGGGTCCGATTCCCAACAGTAGAGCATTCCAAAATGCTTCCAGGGAAGCATTACAAGGCAACAGAGGATTGTGTGGTAATGTTGGAGGACTCAAACCGTGCAACAAAATCTCGAAAAAGGATCAAAATTTAGCCTTTTTGATCGCTTTCCCTTTTGCAGGAGcactacttcttcttctttctttagttGGAATTGCTTTCTTtgcaggaaaaaagaaagatcaaCGTCCAAAAGAACAGAGGGATATGCAAGATGGAATATCAATTCACGTGGACGAAAATATTCTTTTCTCAGTATTGAACTTTGATGGAAAATCAATGTACGAAGAGATCATAAAATCAACCAACAATTTCGATGCTGCCTATTGCATTGGACATGGAGGATATGGAAGCGTCTATAAAGCAAATCTACCATTTGCCAACGTTGTGGCTGTGAAGAAATTCCACAGGCTGCAAGAAGAGGATAGAAGACTTCAAAAGGAGTTCGTGAATGAAATAAAGGCACTGACAGAGATACGACACCGTAACATTGTGAAGCTTTATGGGTTTTGTTCCCACGAACGACACTCGTTTTTGGTGTACGAGTATATGGAAAGGGGTAGCTTGGGAAAAATCTTGAGCAAAGAAGATGAAGCAAAAGAATTGGAATGGAATAAGAGAGTGAATGTCATTAAAGGTGTTGCTCATGCTTTGTCTTACATGCACAATGAATGCTCACCGCCGATTATTCACAGGGACATTTCAAGCAACAATGTTTTGCTGGATTCTGAATTTGAGGCTTGTGTTTCGGATTTTGGCACTTCTAGATTTCTAAATCCGGACTCGTCCAATTGGACTGCAGTTGCTGGCACATATGGATATGTTGCACCAG AGTTTGCTTACACAATGAAGGTGACGGAGAAGTGTGATGTTTATAGCTTCGGGGTTTTGGCATTTGAAGTGATAATGGGAAAGCAGCCAGGAGATTTCATTTCCTCATTATCATCCTCATTAGACCTGGAAAACTTACCCATGGAGGAAGTTTTGGACCAACGCCTCCCACTTCCTGCAcatgaaattgaagatgaactGAGAACCGTTGTGAATCTTGCAATTACATGCCTAGCTTCCGATCCCCAATCTCGGCCAACAATGCACTATATTTCTCAGGTCTTTATGGCTAAATCCGGGCATTCTTATTAG